Proteins encoded within one genomic window of Ascaphus truei isolate aAscTru1 chromosome 8, aAscTru1.hap1, whole genome shotgun sequence:
- the LOC142501962 gene encoding epidermal differentiation-specific protein-like isoform X2, which translates to MNKIIVFQKTNFQGIQKEFTATQQDLLKWNFNKCICSVKVIGQPWLLYQQPNCVGDYCVYEEGDHPNIDWAMNIQSIDLITDDLSEPQMTLYYGKDSKDFTRESNLTYGQWNDKSDYCQVQKGAWVLYADVDLAKSDYTVVRPAQKKLDLSRDGFNQVVSYARPLRPGTAKVTTNVLWDEMIKGDAVVDQVKSLSGTNASNEETEFVVTSSKSVETSMTYSFNYSQSTTVEVGVSGNIPLIGEVSSSISSSFNFEMGNSKSTTVTTAVEVEVPAVIPPKSRLLVHVMQKKYDVRVPVQIIVERNNAKKILMGELSCKSGRTIYAEYQTEPI; encoded by the coding sequence ATGAACAAGATTATAGTTTTCCAGAAGACCAACTTTCAAGGCATCCAGAAGGAATTCACTGCCACCCAGCAGGACCTCCTGAAGTGGAACTTTAACAAGTGCATCTGTTCCGTGAAAGTGATTGGTCAGCCGTGGCTTTTGTATCAACAACCTAATTGCGTGGGTGATTACTGTGTGTACGAGGAAGGTGACCACCCTAACATCGACTGGGCCATGAATATCCAGAGCATAGATCTCATCACTGACGACCTGAGTGAGCCCCAGATGACCCTGTATTATGGTAAAGATTCTAAGGATTTCACCAGGGAGTCAAATTTAACCTACGGGCAATGGAACGACAAGTCCGACTATTGCCAGGTCCAGAAAGGGGCCTGGGTCCTCTACGCAGATGTAGACCTGGCCAAGTCAGATTACACCGTGGTCCGTCCGGCGCAAAAGAAACTGGACCTGAGCCGAGATGGGTTTAATCAAGTTGTGTCTTACGCGAGGCCTCTAAGGCCGGGAACAGCCAAGGTGACCACAAATGTTTTGTGGGATGAGATGATCAAAGGTGATGCCGTGGTGGATCAGGTCAAATCGCTGAGTGGGACCAACGCTTCAAATGAGGAAACTGAATTTGTGGTCACCAGCAGCAAATCAGTGGAGACATCCATGACCTACAGCTTTAACTACTCTCAGAGCACTACGGTGgaagttggggtgtcggggaacATCCCACTGATTGGAGAGGTCAGCTCCAGCATCTCATCCTCGTTCAACTTTGAGATGGGGAATTCAAAGTCTACCACAGTGACTACTGCAGTGGAGGTTGAAGTGCCTGCTGTCATACCGCCGAAGAGCCGTCTCCTTGTCCACGTCATGCAAAAGAAGTATGACGTGCGGGTCCCAGTTCAAATTATAGTGGAGAGGAACAACGCTAAAAAAATTCTGATGGGTGAGCTGTCGTGTAAATCAGGGCGCACGATCTACGCGGAGTACCAAACTGAGCCCATTTGA
- the LOC142501962 gene encoding epidermal differentiation-specific protein-like isoform X1, translating into MMHVLLGFFPGLLGLWVIMSSFRHRGDPCYKSTAGITAPHIIVTVTMNKIIVFQKTNFQGIQKEFTATQQDLLKWNFNKCICSVKVIGQPWLLYQQPNCVGDYCVYEEGDHPNIDWAMNIQSIDLITDDLSEPQMTLYYGKDSKDFTRESNLTYGQWNDKSDYCQVQKGAWVLYADVDLAKSDYTVVRPAQKKLDLSRDGFNQVVSYARPLRPGTAKVTTNVLWDEMIKGDAVVDQVKSLSGTNASNEETEFVVTSSKSVETSMTYSFNYSQSTTVEVGVSGNIPLIGEVSSSISSSFNFEMGNSKSTTVTTAVEVEVPAVIPPKSRLLVHVMQKKYDVRVPVQIIVERNNAKKILMGELSCKSGRTIYAEYQTEPI; encoded by the exons CCCTGCTACAAGAGCacagcagggatcactgcccCACATATCATCGTTACAG TGACCATGAACAAGATTATAGTTTTCCAGAAGACCAACTTTCAAGGCATCCAGAAGGAATTCACTGCCACCCAGCAGGACCTCCTGAAGTGGAACTTTAACAAGTGCATCTGTTCCGTGAAAGTGATTGGTCAGCCGTGGCTTTTGTATCAACAACCTAATTGCGTGGGTGATTACTGTGTGTACGAGGAAGGTGACCACCCTAACATCGACTGGGCCATGAATATCCAGAGCATAGATCTCATCACTGACGACCTGAGTGAGCCCCAGATGACCCTGTATTATGGTAAAGATTCTAAGGATTTCACCAGGGAGTCAAATTTAACCTACGGGCAATGGAACGACAAGTCCGACTATTGCCAGGTCCAGAAAGGGGCCTGGGTCCTCTACGCAGATGTAGACCTGGCCAAGTCAGATTACACCGTGGTCCGTCCGGCGCAAAAGAAACTGGACCTGAGCCGAGATGGGTTTAATCAAGTTGTGTCTTACGCGAGGCCTCTAAGGCCGGGAACAGCCAAGGTGACCACAAATGTTTTGTGGGATGAGATGATCAAAGGTGATGCCGTGGTGGATCAGGTCAAATCGCTGAGTGGGACCAACGCTTCAAATGAGGAAACTGAATTTGTGGTCACCAGCAGCAAATCAGTGGAGACATCCATGACCTACAGCTTTAACTACTCTCAGAGCACTACGGTGgaagttggggtgtcggggaacATCCCACTGATTGGAGAGGTCAGCTCCAGCATCTCATCCTCGTTCAACTTTGAGATGGGGAATTCAAAGTCTACCACAGTGACTACTGCAGTGGAGGTTGAAGTGCCTGCTGTCATACCGCCGAAGAGCCGTCTCCTTGTCCACGTCATGCAAAAGAAGTATGACGTGCGGGTCCCAGTTCAAATTATAGTGGAGAGGAACAACGCTAAAAAAATTCTGATGGGTGAGCTGTCGTGTAAATCAGGGCGCACGATCTACGCGGAGTACCAAACTGAGCCCATTTGA